A window from Micromonospora terminaliae encodes these proteins:
- a CDS encoding ABC transporter permease: MIWLAWRQHRKQLLFTLLGFAALAALMVPIGLSMRHSFTELGLPDCVSQLARSDVDRAAANGCESAFRQFTNRYQSLNLVAVLLVVLPVLVGLFWGAPLVAREVEHGTHRFAWTQGVGRTRWALVKFGLAVLVTVTLAIGYGLGMAWWVSPLTQAAHEGRLGFIVFDLQGIAPIGYTLFAVALGIFAGTLWRRMLPAMGVTLAAFIGVRAAVAILARPHYQAARTRTFPIEGAEPLQEDRGNWVLASGVRNPDGKMVAADTRIMCPPGGQGPDGHRCGEELGVRPGAYNWELYQPADRFWPFQWIETGIFVALAALLLYLAVRRLRRIA, encoded by the coding sequence ATGATCTGGCTGGCCTGGCGGCAGCACCGCAAGCAGCTGCTCTTCACCCTCCTCGGCTTCGCCGCGCTGGCGGCCCTCATGGTCCCGATCGGCCTGTCGATGCGGCACAGCTTCACCGAGCTCGGGCTGCCGGACTGCGTCAGTCAGCTGGCCCGTTCGGACGTCGACCGGGCCGCCGCGAACGGCTGCGAGTCGGCGTTCCGCCAGTTCACCAACCGGTACCAGAGTTTGAACCTGGTGGCGGTCCTGCTCGTCGTCCTGCCGGTGCTCGTCGGTCTGTTCTGGGGCGCCCCGCTGGTGGCCCGGGAGGTGGAGCACGGCACGCACCGATTCGCCTGGACGCAGGGTGTCGGCCGGACCCGGTGGGCCCTGGTGAAGTTCGGCCTGGCCGTCCTGGTCACGGTGACCCTGGCAATCGGCTACGGACTGGGCATGGCCTGGTGGGTCAGCCCGCTGACCCAGGCCGCGCACGAGGGCCGCCTCGGCTTCATCGTCTTCGACCTGCAGGGCATCGCCCCGATCGGCTACACCCTCTTCGCGGTGGCGCTCGGCATCTTCGCCGGCACCCTCTGGCGCCGGATGCTGCCCGCGATGGGCGTCACCCTGGCCGCGTTCATCGGGGTCCGGGCGGCGGTGGCGATCCTGGCCAGACCCCACTACCAGGCCGCCCGCACCCGCACCTTCCCGATCGAGGGAGCCGAACCGCTGCAGGAGGACCGGGGCAACTGGGTCCTGGCCAGCGGTGTGCGCAACCCCGACGGGAAGATGGTGGCGGCCGACACCCGCATCATGTGCCCGCCGGGCGGCCAGGGCCCGGACGGCCACCGCTGCGGGGAGGAACTGGGCGTGCGACCCGGCGCCTACAACTGGGAGCTCTACCAGCCGGCGGACCGGTTCTGGCCCTTCCAGTGGATCGAGACCGGCATCTTCGTCGCCCTCGCCGCCCTCCTGCTCTACCTCGCCGTACGCCGGCTCCGCCGGATCGCCTGA
- a CDS encoding ABC transporter ATP-binding protein, with the protein MEIALEAEQLGKRYGRTWALRDCSLRLPAGRIAALVGPNGAGKSTLLHLAVGLLRPDGGAVRIFGETPYANPSVLPEIGFVAQDTPLYRDFTAAELVEAGRRMNKRWDGALARNRLAQLGIPPKLPVGKLSGGQRAQVALALALAKRPRLLLLDEPVASLDPLARREFLQSLMGSVADSETTVLLSSHLLADLERVCDYLVVLQAARVHLVGAVDDLVATHRQLVGPRHGGEPIDGVDAVVRASHTARQSTLLVRTRGDVLAPEWTVHDVTLEDLVLAYLAEGETTTSHAAWEVPA; encoded by the coding sequence ATGGAGATCGCGCTGGAGGCCGAGCAGCTCGGCAAACGCTACGGAAGAACCTGGGCGCTGCGGGACTGCTCGCTGCGCCTGCCCGCCGGGCGGATCGCCGCCCTCGTCGGCCCCAACGGCGCCGGCAAGAGCACCCTGCTGCACCTCGCGGTCGGCCTGCTGCGGCCAGACGGCGGCGCGGTGCGGATCTTCGGCGAAACGCCGTACGCCAACCCGTCGGTGCTGCCCGAGATCGGCTTCGTCGCCCAGGACACCCCGCTCTACCGGGACTTCACCGCGGCCGAGCTGGTGGAGGCGGGCCGCCGGATGAACAAGCGCTGGGACGGCGCACTCGCCCGCAACCGGCTGGCCCAGCTCGGCATCCCGCCGAAGCTGCCCGTCGGCAAGCTCTCCGGCGGCCAGCGGGCGCAGGTCGCGCTGGCCCTCGCACTCGCGAAGCGACCCCGGCTGCTGCTCCTCGACGAACCGGTCGCCAGCCTCGATCCGCTGGCGCGCCGGGAGTTCCTGCAGTCGCTCATGGGCAGCGTCGCCGACTCCGAGACGACCGTGCTGCTCTCCTCGCACCTGCTGGCCGACCTCGAACGGGTCTGCGACTACCTGGTCGTGCTGCAGGCCGCCCGGGTGCACCTGGTGGGCGCGGTCGACGACCTCGTCGCCACGCACCGGCAGCTGGTCGGGCCCCGGCACGGCGGCGAACCGATCGACGGGGTCGACGCCGTGGTCCGGGCGAGTCACACCGCCCGGCAGTCGACGCTGCTCGTCCGCACGCGCGGCGACGTCCTCGCTCCGGAGTGGACCGTGCACGACGTGACGCTGGAGGACCTCGTGCTGGCGTACCTCGCCGAGGGCGAGACCACCACGAGCCACGCGGCCTGGGAGGTGCCGGCATGA
- a CDS encoding GntR family transcriptional regulator: protein MIEFVLDGRSKVNTYVQLIQQVKQALRVGLLTAGDQLPKVRDVAQSLAINPNTVLKAYRELEIEGLVEGRPGVGTFVRDTVAGSSLADQAELREELVAWLHRARAAGLTPEDVTALVETTMRAALAAESPRAEPASAG, encoded by the coding sequence GTGATCGAGTTCGTTCTGGACGGCCGGTCCAAGGTGAACACCTATGTGCAGCTGATCCAGCAGGTCAAACAGGCCCTGCGGGTGGGGCTGCTGACGGCCGGCGACCAGTTGCCGAAGGTCCGCGACGTCGCGCAGTCGCTGGCCATCAACCCGAACACGGTGCTGAAGGCGTACCGCGAGCTGGAGATCGAAGGTCTGGTCGAGGGGCGCCCCGGCGTGGGCACCTTCGTCCGCGACACCGTCGCCGGCTCGTCGCTGGCCGATCAGGCCGAGCTCCGCGAGGAGCTGGTGGCCTGGCTGCACCGCGCCCGCGCCGCAGGGCTCACCCCGGAAGACGTCACCGCCCTGGTCGAGACCACCATGCGGGCCGCGCTCGCCGCCGAGTCGCCGCGCGCCGAACCCGCCTCAGCAGGATGA